The Stappia sp. genome window below encodes:
- a CDS encoding MmcB family DNA repair protein, which translates to MTTQANRIDLDTPLCDGRQSAAALRVWRGAARLLRGHGFACVAELTLASGRRADLAALGPKGEIWIVEVKSSLADLRADTKWPDYRAFCDRLFFASHADVPQDVFPPDAGFILSDGYGAEILREAPEHRLAAARRKAVTLRFAQAAAIRLHGLQDPGLGGMERDPGLL; encoded by the coding sequence ATGACCACGCAGGCGAACCGGATCGACCTCGACACGCCCTTGTGCGATGGCCGCCAGTCGGCCGCGGCGCTGCGCGTGTGGCGCGGGGCGGCGCGGCTGTTGCGCGGGCATGGCTTTGCCTGCGTGGCGGAACTGACGCTCGCGTCCGGCCGGCGGGCGGATCTCGCCGCGCTCGGGCCCAAGGGCGAGATCTGGATCGTCGAGGTCAAGTCGTCGCTGGCGGACCTGCGCGCCGATACGAAATGGCCCGACTATCGCGCCTTCTGCGATCGCCTGTTCTTCGCCTCGCACGCGGATGTGCCGCAAGACGTCTTTCCGCCCGATGCCGGGTTCATCCTGTCGGACGGCTACGGCGCGGAAATCCTGCGCGAGGCGCCAGAGCACCGGCTTGCCGCCGCGCGGCGCAAGGCGGTGACGCTGCGCTTCGCGCAAGCCGCCGCGATCCGCCTGCACGGGCTGCAGGATCCCGGTTTGGGCGGGATGGAGCGCGACCCCGGGCTCTTGTAG
- the trpS gene encoding tryptophan--tRNA ligase: protein MTSFSPRVFSGVQPTGNLHLGNYLGAIAQFVPLQDRMPTIYCVVDLHAVTAKFEPEHLARTTREVTAAYLAAGIDPKKAIVFNQSQVKEHAELAWIFNCVARMGWLSRMTQFKEKAGKNRENASVGLFAYPSLMAADILAYRATHVPVGDDQKQHLELTRDIAQKFNNDFAERIAQLGLGVPNPTPSPELPDELYFPLTEPIIAGPATRIMSLRDGTKKMSKSDPSDLSRINLRDSAEEIAKKIRKAKTDPEPLPSEEEGLAERAEAANLVGIYAALTGGTKADVLRDYGGQPFSVFKPALADLAVSKLAPMADEMNRLLADPATIDAVLKDGAERAGAIAEPVLKDVRAICGFLDVR from the coding sequence TTGACCAGCTTTTCGCCGCGCGTCTTTTCCGGCGTGCAGCCGACCGGCAACCTGCACCTGGGCAATTATCTCGGTGCCATCGCGCAGTTCGTGCCGCTTCAGGACCGGATGCCGACGATCTATTGCGTCGTCGATCTCCATGCGGTGACCGCGAAGTTCGAGCCCGAGCATCTGGCCCGGACGACGCGCGAGGTGACCGCCGCCTATCTCGCCGCCGGCATCGATCCGAAGAAGGCGATCGTCTTCAACCAGAGCCAGGTCAAGGAACATGCCGAGCTGGCGTGGATCTTCAATTGCGTCGCGCGGATGGGCTGGCTGAGCCGCATGACGCAGTTCAAGGAAAAGGCCGGCAAGAACCGGGAAAACGCTTCGGTGGGCCTGTTCGCCTATCCCTCGCTGATGGCCGCCGACATTCTCGCCTATCGCGCCACCCACGTGCCGGTCGGCGACGACCAGAAGCAGCATCTGGAGCTGACCCGCGACATCGCGCAGAAGTTCAACAACGACTTCGCCGAGCGCATCGCGCAGCTCGGCCTCGGCGTGCCCAATCCCACGCCCTCGCCGGAACTGCCGGACGAGCTCTACTTCCCGCTGACCGAGCCGATCATCGCCGGGCCGGCGACACGGATCATGTCCCTGCGCGACGGCACCAAGAAGATGTCGAAGTCGGATCCGTCTGATCTGTCGCGCATCAACCTGCGCGACAGCGCGGAGGAGATCGCCAAGAAGATCCGCAAGGCGAAGACCGATCCCGAACCGCTCCCGAGCGAGGAAGAGGGACTGGCCGAGCGGGCCGAGGCGGCCAATCTCGTCGGGATCTACGCCGCGCTCACCGGCGGCACCAAGGCCGACGTGCTGCGCGACTACGGTGGCCAGCCGTTCTCCGTGTTCAAGCCGGCGCTCGCGGATCTCGCGGTGTCGAAGCTCGCGCCCATGGCGGACGAAATGAACCGGCTGCTCGCCGATCCGGCGACCATCGACGCGGTGCTGAAGGATGGCGCCGAGCGCGCCGGCGCCATCGCCGAGCCGGTGCTGAAGGACGTCCGCGCCATCTGCGGGTTCCTCGACGTACGATGA
- a CDS encoding glycosyltransferase family 2 protein — protein sequence MAFDTSPSSSTPPDRAGPGPSPGPGPGDLRDLVCVAICTCDRHAPLRRTLQSLLRQSVGRGFRVIVADNGLAPAEVVVAAFRDGLDIVYERVETPGLTAVRNRSLALARDSGARFLACIDDDETAEPEWLANHLDEMEQSNADIQVGFIEPRFLSTPPDWIVAGGFHVDDSGGPTTANLLLRLSVLPDSARDWFSPAYSASGGEDHEFITRLVRGGARYHVAPHARVIDMVPVHRLTLRFVLRRGLRDGVYFALWSREDIPSIAMRTLICLRKVAAKLGYAVNHLVWSPGAPWRARRAGVDLATALGIVLGLAGVRPRFYGHAPRRGASRAPRQVKS from the coding sequence ATGGCGTTTGATACCTCTCCTTCCTCTTCCACGCCGCCGGACCGTGCCGGGCCCGGTCCCAGTCCCGGTCCCGGTCCCGGGGACCTGCGCGATCTCGTCTGCGTGGCGATCTGCACCTGCGACCGGCACGCCCCCTTGCGCCGCACGCTTCAGTCGCTCTTGCGGCAGAGTGTGGGACGCGGGTTCCGGGTCATCGTCGCCGACAACGGCCTTGCGCCGGCGGAGGTGGTCGTCGCCGCGTTCCGGGACGGGCTGGACATCGTTTACGAGCGGGTGGAGACGCCCGGTCTGACCGCCGTGCGCAACCGCTCGCTGGCCCTGGCGCGCGACAGCGGCGCGCGGTTCCTCGCCTGTATCGACGACGACGAGACGGCGGAGCCGGAGTGGCTTGCCAATCATCTGGACGAGATGGAGCAAAGCAACGCGGATATTCAGGTCGGCTTTATCGAGCCGCGGTTTCTGTCGACACCGCCCGACTGGATCGTCGCCGGCGGGTTCCATGTCGACGATTCCGGGGGTCCCACCACAGCCAACCTGCTGCTGCGTCTTTCGGTGCTGCCGGACAGCGCGCGGGACTGGTTTTCGCCCGCCTATTCCGCCTCGGGCGGGGAGGATCACGAGTTCATCACCCGCCTCGTGCGCGGCGGAGCGCGGTATCACGTCGCCCCGCACGCGCGGGTGATCGACATGGTGCCGGTGCACAGGCTCACGCTGCGCTTCGTCCTGCGCCGGGGGCTGCGGGACGGGGTCTATTTCGCGCTGTGGTCGCGCGAGGATATTCCGTCGATCGCAATGCGCACGCTCATCTGCCTGCGCAAGGTGGCGGCAAAGCTCGGCTATGCGGTCAATCATCTGGTCTGGTCGCCCGGGGCCCCGTGGCGTGCGCGCCGGGCCGGGGTCGATCTGGCAACGGCGCTCGGGATCGTGCTCGGTCTCGCCGGCGTGCGGCCGCGCTTCTACGGTCATGCGCCGCGTCGGGGCGCGTCGCGGGCACCGCGCCAGGTCAAGTCTTAA
- a CDS encoding ActS/PrrB/RegB family redox-sensitive histidine kinase: protein MPQTDTPDLGSPHRRLKLDTLVRLRWLAVAGQTATLLVVHFGLGYALPLLPCLGLVAASIWLNILLKVRIPQTHRLSERSATLQLAYDLAQVGGLLFLTGGLGNPFAFLLLAPVMVSATGLSARKTVLLGLLAGVIATVLAAVHLPLPWPGETSFDLPRIYLVGVWVALVCSLAFMGAYAFRVAEEARQLSDALAASELVLAREQHLHALDGLAAAAAHELGTPLATVYLTAKELVRDFETEPGAAPAALRDDLALILSQAERCRDILSKLSSLSDDRDAHFRGEPLSHLIEDVVAPARAFGIDITVDIQGEGGEPIGMRNPAIHYGLGNILENAVDFAQSAVSVTARWTDKTVTIEIADDGHGFASDVILRLGEPYVTARPGRDGRPGSSGGQTQGQKPGQGQGQTQGRGGGGLGLGFFIAKTLLERTGADLRLRNRTPPARGAVVRVAWPRGARAQGHGKEVVTWHDGAGGNAAAQGAGDELPRTQSPI, encoded by the coding sequence ATGCCCCAGACCGATACGCCCGATCTCGGCTCTCCCCACCGGCGGCTGAAGCTCGACACTCTGGTCCGGCTGCGCTGGCTCGCCGTCGCCGGGCAGACCGCGACGCTCCTCGTGGTGCATTTCGGGCTCGGCTATGCCCTGCCACTTCTCCCGTGTCTCGGGCTCGTCGCCGCCTCCATCTGGCTCAACATCCTGCTCAAGGTCCGCATCCCGCAGACGCACAGGCTCTCCGAGCGGTCCGCGACGCTTCAGCTCGCCTACGATCTGGCGCAGGTCGGCGGCCTGCTGTTCCTCACCGGCGGGCTGGGCAATCCCTTCGCCTTTCTTCTGCTCGCCCCGGTCATGGTGTCGGCGACGGGCCTGTCGGCACGCAAGACCGTGTTGTTGGGCTTGCTCGCCGGCGTGATCGCGACCGTGCTGGCCGCCGTGCACCTGCCCCTGCCCTGGCCGGGGGAGACGTCCTTCGACCTGCCGCGCATCTATCTGGTCGGGGTGTGGGTGGCGCTCGTGTGCTCGCTCGCCTTCATGGGCGCCTATGCCTTCCGCGTCGCGGAGGAAGCCCGCCAGCTCTCCGACGCGCTGGCGGCCAGCGAACTGGTGCTGGCGCGCGAGCAGCACCTGCATGCGCTCGACGGATTGGCGGCGGCGGCGGCCCATGAACTGGGCACCCCGCTCGCCACCGTCTATCTCACCGCCAAGGAGCTGGTGCGCGACTTCGAGACCGAGCCGGGCGCCGCCCCCGCCGCGCTGCGCGACGATCTGGCGCTGATCCTATCGCAGGCGGAGCGTTGCCGGGACATCCTGTCCAAGCTCTCCTCCCTGTCGGACGATCGCGACGCGCATTTCCGGGGCGAGCCCCTGTCGCATCTCATCGAGGATGTGGTCGCCCCGGCGCGCGCCTTCGGGATCGACATCACCGTCGACATCCAGGGCGAGGGCGGCGAGCCGATCGGCATGCGCAACCCGGCGATCCACTACGGCCTCGGCAACATTCTGGAGAATGCCGTGGATTTCGCGCAGTCCGCCGTCTCGGTCACCGCGCGCTGGACCGACAAGACCGTGACGATCGAGATCGCCGACGACGGGCACGGCTTCGCGTCCGACGTGATCCTGCGCCTCGGCGAACCCTATGTCACCGCACGCCCCGGACGCGACGGGCGGCCCGGCTCCTCCGGCGGCCAGACCCAGGGTCAGAAGCCGGGGCAGGGCCAGGGTCAGACCCAGGGTCGGGGCGGCGGCGGACTGGGTCTCGGCTTCTTCATCGCCAAGACGCTTCTGGAGCGCACCGGGGCCGATCTGCGCCTGCGCAACCGCACGCCGCCGGCGCGCGGCGCCGTGGTGCGCGTGGCCTGGCCACGCGGTGCACGCGCGCAGGGGCATGGCAAGGAGGTCGTTACGTGGCATGATGGCGCGGGCGGAAATGCCGCAGCCCAGGGAGCCGGAGATGAATTGCCACGCACGCAAAGCCCCATATAA
- a CDS encoding ActR/PrrA/RegA family redox response regulator transcription factor, which yields MNDDTRTDGPLGKLLIVDDDRPFQQRLARAMEKRGFETETADSVGEALTSVRDNPPSFAVVDMRLEDGSGLDVVEAIREHRPEARVVILTGYGNIATAVTAVKLGAVDYLAKPADADAVLAALTSNGEQKAPPPENPMSADRVRWEHIQRVYELCDRNVSETARRLNMHRRTLQRILAKRAPR from the coding sequence ATGAATGACGACACCCGCACCGACGGGCCCCTCGGAAAGCTCCTCATCGTCGACGACGACCGCCCCTTCCAGCAGCGGCTCGCCCGCGCGATGGAAAAGCGCGGCTTCGAAACCGAAACCGCCGACAGCGTCGGCGAGGCGCTGACCAGCGTGCGCGACAACCCGCCCTCCTTCGCGGTGGTCGACATGCGTCTGGAGGACGGCAGCGGTCTCGACGTGGTGGAAGCAATCCGCGAGCATCGGCCCGAGGCGCGCGTGGTGATCCTGACCGGCTACGGCAACATCGCGACCGCCGTCACGGCGGTGAAGCTCGGCGCCGTCGATTATCTCGCCAAGCCGGCCGATGCCGACGCCGTGCTGGCCGCGCTCACCTCGAACGGCGAGCAGAAGGCCCCGCCGCCGGAAAACCCGATGTCGGCCGACCGGGTGCGCTGGGAGCATATCCAGCGGGTGTACGAGCTGTGCGACCGCAACGTCTCGGAAACGGCGCGCCGGCTCAACATGCATCGCCGCACGCTGCAGCGCATTCTCGCCAAGCGCGCCCCGCGCTAG